One region of Quercus lobata isolate SW786 chromosome 2, ValleyOak3.0 Primary Assembly, whole genome shotgun sequence genomic DNA includes:
- the LOC115975220 gene encoding serine/threonine-protein kinase WNK8-like isoform X2, which translates to MDFGMVSKSEAEVGEAVEKDPTGRYVRSDEVLGRGAFKTVYKAFDEVNGIEVAWNQVNIEDVLQSPEQLERLYSEVHLLKSLKHENIIKSYNSWVDDKNKTINLITELFTSGSLRKYRKKHKNVDMKAIKNWARQILRGLSYLHGHNPPIIHRDLKCDNIFVNGNSGEVKIGDLGLAIVMQQPTARSVIGTPEFMAPELYEEEYNALVDIYSFGMCMLEMVTCEYPYSECKNPAQIYKKVTTGIKPASLSKVNDPQVKQFIEKCLVPASMRLPATELLKDPFLATVNSKDLIRDSLRAPINLPVLVNPPQPEYHAMDIDSNCKKLSVDSGVKSINGSSNSSTLEFQSFTKNNEFRLRGQKIDDDNTISLTLRITDPCGHVRNIHFAFYLDSDTATAIAQEMVEQLDLSKEDVAVIRELIDNLINQLASSLKSFFENHSYEKNGSFGVDSGSVDTLVKSVVEHPGFPQLADVEDEDNQGSTISDISAEYSVPMASDACNGNALESDYFSHDDCYKALNEYGFNSEYGVYDHGGHNEKSYEANSSESVMINEPAKNSASSFDLSCSVMSKNFNLSNICSLSLAGKGQYDDLKLELDAIDSQYHQQFIELFRMREEAIENARKRWISKKKVSVL; encoded by the exons ATGGATTTCGGCATGGTTTCAAAATCGGAAGCTGAGGTTGGTGAGGCTGTGGAGAAAGATCCGACTGGACGATACGTTCGG TCTGATGAAGTCTTGGGGAGGGGAGCATTTAAGACTGT ATACAAGGCATTTGATGAAGTGAATGGAATTGAAGTTGCTTGGAACCAAGTGAACATTGAGGATGTATTGCAGTCACCAGAACAGCTGGAAAGATTATATTCAGAGGTTCATCTGCTGAAATCTTTGAAACATGAAAATATTATCAAGTCCTATAATTCTTGGGTAGATGATAAGAACAAGACTATCAACCTGATAACGGAGTTGTTCACTTCTGGGAGTTTGAGGAA ATATCGTAAGAAGCATAAGAATGTTGACATGAAGGCCATCAAGAACTGGGCAAGGCAGATTCTTCGAGGTTTAAGCTATCTGCATGGCCATAATCCTCCGATTATCCACAGAGACCTGAAATGTGACAATATATTCGTTAATGGAAACAGTGGAGAAGTTAAAATTGGAGATCTTGGACTGGCAATTGTCATGCAGCAGCCTACTGCCCGAAGTGTTATTG GCACCCCCGAATTCATGGCTCCAGAGCTTTATGAAGAGGAATACAATGCACTTGTTGACATATATTCTTTTGGCATGTGCATGTTAGAAATGGTTACATGTGAATACCCGTATAGTGAATGCAAAAATCCTGCTCAAATATATAAGAAGGTTACCACC GGCATAAAGCCTGCTTCCCTCAGTAAAGTGAATGACCCCCAAGTAAAGCAGTTCATAGAGAAGTGTCTAGTTCCAGCATCTATGAGATTGCCTGCAACAGAGCTCTTGAAAGATCCATTTCTTGCAACTGTAAATTCAAAGGATCTCATTCGTGACTCCCTGCGGGCGCCCATTAATTTGCCTGTTCTAGTGAACCCACCGCAACCTGAATATCATGCGATGGACATAGATTCTAACTGCAAGAAGCTTTCTGTTGACTCTGGTGTAAAAAGCATCAACGGAAGTTCTAACTCTTCGACTCTAGAATTTCAAAGTTTTACCAAGAATAATGAATTTAGGTTAAGAGGGCAGAAAATTGATGATGATAATACAATTTCATTGACTCTGCGTATTACTGATCCCTGTG GCCATGTGAGGAACATCCATTTTGCATTTTATCTTGATTCTGATACTGCAACTGCAATAGCTCAGGAGATGGTTGAGCAGCTTGATCTGTCCAAAGAAGATGTGGCTGTCATAAGGGAGTTAATTGACAACTTGATTAATCAGCTGGCATCCAGcttgaaatctttttttgaaAACCATTCATATGAAAAAAATGGTTCATTTGGTGTGGATTCAGGATCTGTAGACACTTTGGTCAAGTCAGTTGTTGAGCACCCTGGTTTCCCACAATTGGCTGATGTGGAAGATGAAGACAATCAAGGATCAACCATTTCAGATATATCAGCTGAGTACAGTGTCCCAATGGCCTCAGACGCCTGTAATGGCAATGCTTTAGAGTCTGATTATTTCAGTCATGATGACTGCTATAAAGCTTTGAATGAGTATGGATTCAATTCAGAGTATGGGGTTTATGACCATGGTGGGCATAATGAGAAGAGCTATGAAGCTAATTCCAGTGAATCTGTTATGATTAATGAACCTGCAAAAAACTCTGCAAGCTCCTTCGATCTTTCATGTTCTGTTATGTCAAAAAACTTTAACTTGTCAAACATATGCTCGCTATCTCTGGCAGGCAAGGGCCAGTATGATGACCTAAAGCTGGAGCTGGATGCAATTGATTCGCAGTATCACCAACAATTCATTGAACTCTTTAGGATGAGGGAGGAAGCAATAGaaaatgccagaaagaggtggATATCAAAGAAGAAAGTATCTGTTCTTTGA
- the LOC115975220 gene encoding serine/threonine-protein kinase WNK8-like isoform X1 translates to MDFGMVSKSEAEVGEAVEKDPTGRYVRSDEVLGRGAFKTVYKAFDEVNGIEVAWNQVNIEDVLQSPEQLERLYSEVHLLKSLKHENIIKSYNSWVDDKNKTINLITELFTSGSLRKYRKKHKNVDMKAIKNWARQILRGLSYLHGHNPPIIHRDLKCDNIFVNGNSGEVKIGDLGLAIVMQQPTARSVIGTPEFMAPELYEEEYNALVDIYSFGMCMLEMVTCEYPYSECKNPAQIYKKVTTGIKPASLSKVNDPQVKQFIEKCLVPASMRLPATELLKDPFLATVNSKDLIRDSLRAPINLPVLVNPPQPEYHAMDIDSNCKKLSVDSGVKSINGSSNSSTLEFQSFTKNNEFRLRGQKIDDDNTISLTLRITDPCGHVRNIHFAFYLDSDTATAIAQEMVEQLDLSKEDVAVIRELIDNLINQLASSLKSFFENHSYEKNGSFGVDSGSVDTLVKSVVEHPGFPQLADVEDEDNQGSTISDISAEYSVPMASDACNGNALESDYFSHDDCYKALNEYGFNSEYGVYDHGGHNEKSYEANSSESVMINEPAKNSASSFDLSCSVMSKNFNLSNICSLSLAGKGQYDDLKLELDAIDSQYHQQFIELFRMREEAIENARKRWISKKKVSPCDFVGAIS, encoded by the exons ATGGATTTCGGCATGGTTTCAAAATCGGAAGCTGAGGTTGGTGAGGCTGTGGAGAAAGATCCGACTGGACGATACGTTCGG TCTGATGAAGTCTTGGGGAGGGGAGCATTTAAGACTGT ATACAAGGCATTTGATGAAGTGAATGGAATTGAAGTTGCTTGGAACCAAGTGAACATTGAGGATGTATTGCAGTCACCAGAACAGCTGGAAAGATTATATTCAGAGGTTCATCTGCTGAAATCTTTGAAACATGAAAATATTATCAAGTCCTATAATTCTTGGGTAGATGATAAGAACAAGACTATCAACCTGATAACGGAGTTGTTCACTTCTGGGAGTTTGAGGAA ATATCGTAAGAAGCATAAGAATGTTGACATGAAGGCCATCAAGAACTGGGCAAGGCAGATTCTTCGAGGTTTAAGCTATCTGCATGGCCATAATCCTCCGATTATCCACAGAGACCTGAAATGTGACAATATATTCGTTAATGGAAACAGTGGAGAAGTTAAAATTGGAGATCTTGGACTGGCAATTGTCATGCAGCAGCCTACTGCCCGAAGTGTTATTG GCACCCCCGAATTCATGGCTCCAGAGCTTTATGAAGAGGAATACAATGCACTTGTTGACATATATTCTTTTGGCATGTGCATGTTAGAAATGGTTACATGTGAATACCCGTATAGTGAATGCAAAAATCCTGCTCAAATATATAAGAAGGTTACCACC GGCATAAAGCCTGCTTCCCTCAGTAAAGTGAATGACCCCCAAGTAAAGCAGTTCATAGAGAAGTGTCTAGTTCCAGCATCTATGAGATTGCCTGCAACAGAGCTCTTGAAAGATCCATTTCTTGCAACTGTAAATTCAAAGGATCTCATTCGTGACTCCCTGCGGGCGCCCATTAATTTGCCTGTTCTAGTGAACCCACCGCAACCTGAATATCATGCGATGGACATAGATTCTAACTGCAAGAAGCTTTCTGTTGACTCTGGTGTAAAAAGCATCAACGGAAGTTCTAACTCTTCGACTCTAGAATTTCAAAGTTTTACCAAGAATAATGAATTTAGGTTAAGAGGGCAGAAAATTGATGATGATAATACAATTTCATTGACTCTGCGTATTACTGATCCCTGTG GCCATGTGAGGAACATCCATTTTGCATTTTATCTTGATTCTGATACTGCAACTGCAATAGCTCAGGAGATGGTTGAGCAGCTTGATCTGTCCAAAGAAGATGTGGCTGTCATAAGGGAGTTAATTGACAACTTGATTAATCAGCTGGCATCCAGcttgaaatctttttttgaaAACCATTCATATGAAAAAAATGGTTCATTTGGTGTGGATTCAGGATCTGTAGACACTTTGGTCAAGTCAGTTGTTGAGCACCCTGGTTTCCCACAATTGGCTGATGTGGAAGATGAAGACAATCAAGGATCAACCATTTCAGATATATCAGCTGAGTACAGTGTCCCAATGGCCTCAGACGCCTGTAATGGCAATGCTTTAGAGTCTGATTATTTCAGTCATGATGACTGCTATAAAGCTTTGAATGAGTATGGATTCAATTCAGAGTATGGGGTTTATGACCATGGTGGGCATAATGAGAAGAGCTATGAAGCTAATTCCAGTGAATCTGTTATGATTAATGAACCTGCAAAAAACTCTGCAAGCTCCTTCGATCTTTCATGTTCTGTTATGTCAAAAAACTTTAACTTGTCAAACATATGCTCGCTATCTCTGGCAGGCAAGGGCCAGTATGATGACCTAAAGCTGGAGCTGGATGCAATTGATTCGCAGTATCACCAACAATTCATTGAACTCTTTAGGATGAGGGAGGAAGCAATAGaaaatgccagaaagaggtggATATCAAAGAAGAAAGTATC TCCTTGCGACTTTGTGGGGGCAATATCTTAA